A window of Halovivax gelatinilyticus genomic DNA:
CCGAGCGCGCCGGAGCCAAACAGCGCGAAGAAGCCGATGAACGCCAGGCTTCGCGAGTCGGTTTCGGTCACGAGCTGGGTCTCGGTCTGGGGATCGTCGACCGTCGGCGTCGGATCGTCGAGCCAGGCGGCCCGATCGGTCGCGACGAACTCGGTTTCGAGGGCGAAATCGCCGGAGGCCGACCCGGTCCTGTAGTGGGTCTCGACTTCGACGACCGTTCTGACCTCACCGATGCCGTCGACGTGGCGTTCGACCGTGCGCTGCTGGTCGAGTACGTCGGCAATATCCACGTCGACGGCGCTCGAGGCGACCCCGTCGGTCACGTTCGCTTCCGTTCGTTCGAGCGTCTCACGATCCTCCCAGAACACCGCGTCGTCACGAACCGCTTCGTGGCGTAGCGCGACGTCGTGGAGTATCTCCCCGTCGCCCGACGAGATCGTCGTTCTCGGTGCGAGCGTGATCGTCGACGTAGCGTTTCGCAGGTAGACGGGCTCGTTCGAAAGCTCGGTCCCTTCTGGCCAGAGGCCGTCCGATTCGACGACCGCGCTCGTCTCGAGCGTCGTCTCGACGTTCTCCAGCTCGACCTGTTGGCTGACCGTCTCTTCGTTCGGTGATGCGACGGCCCAGCCGCTTACGGCCAGCGAGAGAACGCCGACGATCGCCAGTGCGACGAGCAGCGTGCGTCCGTACCTGGCGAGCAACAGGTCGATTCTCGGATTGTCTACCATTCAGTCACCCCCCGGGAACCCACACCTGGTGGGTTCTCGTTCGATCCCCCGATCGAATGAATTCCGGTTATCCGTCCGTATGTATTTCAAACTCATAATCGTACTGGCCTATATTCCTCCTTATCGAAGCCAATTGCGGGCTTTTCGTTTAATCCGAACGACGCTCGGAACGTGTGAGCCGGGTCGGCGAACCCTGAGGTCTGCCCACCCGAACAGCGCGAGGACGAACCCGACCGAAGCGCCGACGATGACGCCGTTGACGGCGGCGACGGCCAGATACGGGTGGACGTCGTGCAGGCTCCCGAGCAGCGACGGTGGAAGCACCGCGAGGTACCGGTACTCGCTCACTGTCCGAAGGTACTGGCCCTCGGATTCCGGGGCGGAGAGGGCCACCAGCGTCTCCCCTTGCGAGCGCCACCCGACCGTCTGAGACGACGGTTCGACGGTGACGCCGCCGCTTGCGGCCTCGGTTCGGACGACGACGGGGACGTAGCCGGCGTTGTCGACCGTTCGTGTCAGCGTCCCGGTTTCGCCCGGCGCGAGCACCTGCGGATCGTCGGTCGGACTGTCGGTGCTGACGACGTCGTAGGCGGTCGTCCCCGACGGAATCACCATCGCGGCCGTCGCGAGCGTGACGAGGACGAGTAGCACGAGCCCGATCACGACCCAAATCGCGATCACGTTCTCGCGCGAGTACGACCGCGTCGTCTCTCTGCGAGCCGGTCCGGCGCGATCGAACAGGATGCCGAAGCCGAACAGGGCGACGCCGATCGCGACGAGCATCGCACCCGCTCCCTCGCCGTCGAGTTCGCCGGGGACGCCGGCCACGCTCGCGAGTCCGTCGACGATCGACTCGACCGTCGCGCCAATGCCCATCACGAACGTTCCGAGGTGCGAGATCGTTACGACGCTACCGCGAACGTCGAGGGCGGTCGCGACGACCTGTCCGTCGGTCACCGGCGGTTCGCCCGCGTCCTGATCGGTGAACGGATTGGCATCACCTTTCGTCACGTAGCCGTCGTCGGTCACTGCGACGACCCGGTGGGTCGTCAACTCGCCCTCGTTTACCTCCCGGGCCTCGAAGACGATGACGTCTCCCTCGGAGATGTCCCCCGACAGCGCGTCGGGTATCGCGACGAACCCGTCGCCGGTGTCCATCTCGGGTTCCATACTTCCCGAGGCGACGTACCCGAGCAGGATCGGCTGACCGAGCAGCTGGCCGAGCAAGAGCAGCGCTACGACGACGGCGAGTGCGATCCCGGCCCCTCGCGTTACGTATTCGATCGTGCGCACGGTTTTCCCCAATCCATCCGACCCTGACCCCTCAGGTTGGTCGAGAGTCCGTTCTATACTGATTTAGCTCCTGTGGCAGGCAAGGGCTGCTATCCGCATTCAGTAACCCCTTGTAGCGTCTGATTTCCACTTTCAAAAGAAATTGGCCTTCCCAATTTAGATTCGTCGCCTTCGAACGACGCTCGCGGCGACGACCAGCCCGAGCGTCGCCGGCGGGGCGACGGCGGCGGTCAGCGGCGAGGCGAGTTCGACGGAGCCGAATCCGGTGGCGGCCGCGTCCGAGACGGCGACGCTCCCCGCCGGCGCGTCGGCGACGTGAACGTCGTAGACGCCGGTGGCGTCGGGCGTCCAGATGAACGAGACGGTTCGGTTCTCACCGGGTTCGAGCGTCAGCTCTCGGTCGGCGACGACGATGCCGTCGATCGCGAGGGGGAGGGTCCCCGTCGCAGGCTCCGCGCCCGGGTTCGACACCGTGGCGGCGACTGAAACCGGCTCGCCGGCGGTGACGGTCGTCGCGTCGACAGAAGCATTACTCACGTTGAGCGGACCCGCGTCCGGGAGTGCTTCGTCTTCATCCTCGTCATCGTCGTCTTCAGTCCCGACGACGATCGAGAACGTCTCGCTGCCGGGCTGGGCCCGACTGGTGTCGACCGAGACGCCCACGGTCGCCGACTCGCCCGGATCGAGCCTGAGCGGACTCGTCCGCGAGAGGGAGTTGGACGGATTCTCGTGCGCGTAAAAGCGGACGCCCTGCAGATCGTGATCGATCCAGATCTCGTCCGCGTCGTCGTCCGTCGCCGTGATCTCGAAGACGTCGTGGGTTTCAGTCGTCGCCTGTTGGTTGAGCCGGTCGAAGTCGAGGGTGAGCTCGCCGTCTTCGATTGTGGCGTACTCGCTCGTTGCGGAGAACTCGACGCCCCCGGGGGAATCAGTATCCGACACGGAGATGGCCGCGGTTGGGACTACGAGAAGAAGGGCGAGCACCGTGGCTATTACGAGGAGACGGAGTTGCATCTATTTGGGGGCTAGGAAGGTGGTTAGTAGTTTACTGAGACGATTCCATTCCTATTCTGCCACAATTTCGATATAATCAATTTCTTCTACGTCTTTCGCTTCGGTGTCGAATTGGAAACCGATATCAACGGAATTATCCTCGCTGTCATGTTCGAGGGTTTCTAGGGGTTCGGCTGTGTCATTCGGGTCATCGCCCACATAGGCCTGGAACCGATCTCCAACGTCTGTGTCGTACTCGTCATATGCGGTGATACTGACTCCTACATCATCATTTCCATTATTGGTTATGGTAACCAGATTATGGAAGTTGGTTTCCGCCTCATCGTTTAATCCAACTCCACCATCTTCTCCGAAATTGAAACTAACTACGCCATTTTCTTCAACAAATTCTTCGTCATCTTCACGGGACGAGTGAACCTCAATAGATAGGTAGGCTTCATCGTCATCCGCTACATGAACTTCGACATCACGTTCTGCAGTCACACTACTAAACGCGCCCGTCCCGAGGAGCGCGCCGCCGCCAGCTACGATTCCGCCCAATCCGACCAGTACGTTGCGTCTGTTCATTCTCATGGTGTGTTGCTCCCACCCTCGGTTGAGTGGTTTCTACTCGATACCAGCCATCCTACCCCCTTTGTATTGAGTAACGAGAAAATGGATAGCTCTCATAGAACGTGGTTCAAGGGCCGCTTGAGCCGATTTTTCAAAACCTGAAACCGTCGTCGGCCCAAACGAATTAATACTGATCTTCCCTATACTCTCATCCACACTGGGGGGTGTGACGGTGAATGCGCTGACAGGTACTGACCACGCGAGCCGGGGAGATATTTTCGGCCTGCTTAGCAACCGCCGTCGACGGTACACGATCCACTACTGCAAACAGGTGGGCGAACCGGTCTCGCTGGGCGAACTGGCCGAGCAGGTGGCCGCGTGGGAACTGGATAAGGAGATCGCCGAGATCACCTCGGCCGAACGAAAGCGCGTCTACACCGCCTTACAGCAGTCGCACCTGCCGACGCTCGAACGGGCGAACGTCATCGAGTTCGACAATCACACGATCGAACTCACCGACGAGGCGGACGCGCTGGAGATCTACTTGGACATCGTCCCGGCGGACTCGATCCCGTGGGGCGTCTACTACCTCGGCCTGTCGCTGCTCGGATTCGTGGTGCTCGGTGGGATCTGGATCGACGCGGTGCCGACGGGGACGGTTCCCGCGCTCGGCTGGGCGGCGATCGTCCTGGTCGCCGTCGCCGTCTCGGCCGTCACGCACGTGATAACGAGTCGGCGCTACCGACTCGGAACGATGGAGCGACCGCCGTGATGGGGTTGGACAGATGATCGGGGGTTCGCTTTCGAAGCTGGGACTGGTGCTGGTGGTCGCTGGAGCCCTGGTGCTGGCCGGCCCCGTCTTCGGATTCAGTACGTTCGCGGCGGACCGCGGTGTGAGTGTCAGTACGGCGGAAGATCCGAATGCCATCTTGGGGATTGATATGGCTGACAGTGTCGAACTTGACGATTCGGATGTGTTAGTCGCAACTCTGACTAACAACATCGGATCCGAGATCGATACACTCGATGTCGATATTCAATCGGGAATTCTGACGGTATCGAGTGGATTTTCCGACCAACTTAGCGAGGGAGAGTCGACACAACTGTATGTTGAATGTGGTGATGCCTCAGGACCGGGTTCACAAGACATCTCTATTACTATCGAAGAGGCGACTTCTTCGGATTCAGGACTCACAATTTCACGAAATACCGTTACAACGAAAGTTGAATACGATTGTGGTGGTCGAGATACTGATGGAGATTTCATCATTACTGATGTAAGAATGAATGATAACTCCGTCGAATTTGATATCGAGAATATCGGTACCTCAGTAGATCTTGGGGGAGTAAGTATTGACGAGACAACTACGCCAGCGACCGAAGTGAACAATGGAAACAATCCCGAAATACTAGTAGGGGAATCAGGGATCAACTCACATCCTGATTCAATAATAATCAATGGTGAAATGCACGACTTCCATGGAGGGGATCGGCCAGAGATCGGTAATGAGGAAGAAGTGACGATTATCATTGAATCGTTTATGTCGGGTGAAGGATCGGGAGTTAACATGGAGGGAGAGACACTTTGGGTTACACTCTATGAACAGCAGGGTGGTGGAAACCCGGTTCAGCAGCTAGCGATATCAGACGAAGAGTAATTCACTTTCTACGATTCACCCTCCAAAATTACTCTTGCTTTGGTGGAGACCGACTCCGAACACCTTTTGACCACCGACCACTGACACCCACCCATGTCGACTACGACGATCAGCGAACGGGGCCAGCACCTCCGGTCGGTCGGGGTGACGGCGTCGTGTGCGCTCTTCGGCGTCGCCGCCGGCGTCATCTCCTACATCGAGATCGGAGAGACCGCCGCGGACGCCGGTAGCAGCCTGGGACTGGCGATCGCCGTCGTGGCTATTTTGATCCAGTACGCGATCATCAAGGTCTCGGGCGTCTACGACGAGGACGAGTTCGGCTTCAAACACTACCTCTACATCTCGTTTATGATCTTCGCCTTCTGGTTCGTGACGTGGGGAATACTGCTGACCGAAACCTACCTGAACTGAGATGGCCGACGATAGCATCGCCGTCGTCGATCTGGATCGTTGCCAGCCCGACCGGTGTAACTACGAGTGTAAGAACTACTGTCCGCCCAACCGCACCGGAAAGGAGTGTATCACCCTCCGCGGCGAGGACGCAGACGAGGGCGGGCCCGACCAGATTCGCATCTCCGAAGAGATCTGTCTGGGCGAGACCTGCGGTATCTGCGTCGAGAAGTGTCCCTTCGACGCGATCGAGATCATCAACCTCCCGCAGGAATTGCAGGACGACCCGGCCCACCGCTACGGCGAGAACGCCTTCTCGCTGTACGGCCTGCCGGTTCCCCAGGAGGGGCAGGTCACCGGGATTCTGGGACCGAACGGGATCGGGAAGACGACGGCCGTCCGCGCGCTCGCCGGCGAACTCGAACCCAACCTCGGCCAGTACGCCGATCCGCCTGGCTGGGAGGCCGTCCTGGACGCCTACCGCGGAACGGAACTGCAAGACTACCTCGCCGACGTCCGCGACGGCGACGTGACGGTCTCGCGAAAACCGCAGTACGTCGATCAGATTCCCGAGCAGTTCGACGGCAACACGCGCGAACTCTTAGAACGAACCGACGAGCGCGGCGCGCTCGATTCGCTCGTCTCTCGGCTCTCGATCGGACCCGTGATGGACCAGTCGATCGGCGACCTCTCGGGCGGCGAACTCCAGCGAGTCGCGCTGGCCGCCGCGCTTGCTCGCGAAGCCGACTTCTACTTCCTAGACGAGATCACGCCCTACCTCGACATCGGCCAGCGGGTGACCGCGGCACGGCTGATCCGCGAACTCGCCGAAGAGGACGACAAGTCGATGCTGGTCGTCGAACACGACCTCGCAATCCTGGACTTGCTCTGTGACACCCTCCACGTCGCCTACGGTGAACCGGGCGCGTTCGGTGTCGTCACCGACCCCAAGTCGGTCAGAAACGGGATCAACGAGTACCTCGCGGGCTACCTCGAAAACGAGAACATGCGGATCCGCCCGGACCGCATCGAGTTCGAAGAACACGCGCCGCGATCCGAATCGCGCGGCGAGACGCTCGTCTCCTACCCCGGCGTGCGAAAGTCCTACGGCGAGGGCGAGTTCGCACTCGAGGTCGAGGGCGGCGAGATCAGACAGAACGAGGTGCTCGGAATCGTCGGACCCAACGGGATCGGGAAGTCGACGTTCGCAAAGTTACTCACCGGCAGCCTCGAACCCGACGCGGTCGGTTCTGACGACGAATTCGACCTGGACCTCTCGATCTCCTATAAGCCCCAGTACGTCACCATCGACCAGCCGATGCGCGTCGACGCCTTCCTCTCGTCGATCACCGACCAGTTCGGCTCGTCGTACTGGAACACGGAGATCGCAAACCCGCTCCAGCTCAATCGGATCATGGAGCAGAACCTCTCGGACCTCTCCGGCGGGGAGCGCCAGCGCGTCGCGATCGCGGCCTGTCTCTCCGATTCGGCCGATCTCTATCTCCTCGACGAGCCGTCGGCCCACCTAGACGTCGAACAGCGGGTGCAGGCCACCCGGGCGATTCGCCGCTACGCCGAAGCCCAGGACGCGACCGTCCTCGTCATCGACCACGACATCTACATGATCGATCTGCTGGCAGACCGGCTGATGGTCTTCGACGGCGAACCCGCCGTCTCTGGCCGCGCGGGCACACCCCAGTCGATGCGCGGCGGGATGAACGACTTCCTCTCGAATCTCGAGATTACGTTCCGCCGCGACGAGCGCACCTCGCGTCCGCGTATCAACAAACCCGATTCGCAGCTCGATCGCGAGCAAAAACGCGAAGGCGAGTACTACTACGCGCCGTGAGGGGTGCAGGCTAACTCATGCGGGACGTAACACTGTTTCAGGCCGCAACGACGATCGTCGGTACGTGGCTCGCCGCGATCGGACTCGGGAGCATCCTGATACACGGCATCGGACTTTTTCCGCTCCTGTTCGCGATTGGTGGATGTGGAATAATTCTCGGAGCCGGCTATACGGTCTTGCAGGGTACCGGATCAAACGATCGACCGGGAAGCGTTCCTGGTTGGCTGGCGGGTGTGCTCGCCGTACTCTCGCTTTTCGCTGCTGTACTCTATCTCAAGTATTGAATAGCCGCCCCGAACGTGTTCCCAATCGAATCGACTCTTTGCTGACCCGACGTTATTCGGCTTCCGTTCCACGAACCGCTTCGACGCGCTCTTGGCCGCGGTCTCGCCACTCTTCGATGCGTTTTTTCGTCGTGACGCGGCTCTCGCCGACGAACGCGCCGACGAGCGCCCCGAGAGCCGCGCCGGAACTTGCCGCGGAGCGGCTGAACAGGCCGCCGAGTCCGGCGCCGACGGCGGCACCGATGGCTGCATAGCGGGCTCGACTCAGTGCGAGGGTTAGGGTGTCTCGGACCATAGGGGGTCGTACGTCCGGAGCAGGGATAAGCGTACGGTTAGCTTATAGGTCCTGAAAGTGTCTCATTCGAGGATTGAACGGTGTTCGACAGTTCGGTCGTCGGTGGGTGTTCGGAGTCACCCGCGTCTCGCCAGGAGAGCGAGTCCGGCCAGTAGCAGTCCCAGACCCGGAAGCACGTAGGCGAGCACCCCGGCCGAGATCGCGAGTCCGCCGGTGGCACCGACGAGGGCGCCCGCGATCGCGAGCAGACAGCCCACGACGACGGCGGCGTACGCAGCGGGCCGAATCGGGACGACGTCGGTCCGGCCATCGAACTCGTCCACACGGACGCGGGGGTCGACGAGCTCCCACTCGGGAGTCGGCCGCACCGACAGGTCGAGGCGCGATCCCATCCGGGCGAACAGCGACCGCCCGACGTCGCCGGCGGAGGCCGACCACCAGGTAAACTCGCTCGTATCGTCGAGATCCGCCCGTTCGACGTAGACGGGTTCGCCGACGACGTGGTCGATCGAGGCCGCGTCGTAGCCGACGTCCTCGACGATCCGACAGAGTAAGAACGCCCGGGACCACGGAATCGGCTTGTCGAGTTCGAACGTGACCGGTCGGCCGTGGGGAAGGGCCACGTCGAGGCGGACGGTGTGCTCGTCGATTTCGGCCAGATCGGTGATACGTCCCTCGACGTACCCCTCGGGCGTCGTCATCACGTCGATCCGGCCGAGCTCGTCGGCGAGCGCGTCCGTCGCGCGCGTCGGATCGCCGTCGTTCCCCTCGCGGTCGCTGTTCACCGCCTCGTGATCGACGCTTCCGTCCCGGCCGCTGCTCGCTCGCTCGCGATCGTCTATCTCGATTTCGATGTCGTCTCGTTCGGTCACGATTTCCCCGTCTTCGAGGTCGGCTACGCGAGCGGCGCGTAAATCCTTGGCTCCGTCGGGCAGCGGAGTGTGCCCAGCCGAGCGATTCGGTCACACCTAACAAATCCAAGTGATTTTGTAGCCGGGCGGTCTGTGTGAGCGTATGTCCCCGGACGAGTCTGCGAACGCGCCCGCCATCGAGATGGACGGCCTCACGAAGCGGTACGGCGAGACGACGGCCGTCGCTGACGTGACGACGTCGATCGACGCCGGGACGGTTTACGGCTTTCTGGGGCCAAACGGCGCGGGAAAGACGACGACGATGAAGATGTTGACGACGCTGACGAAGCCGACCGAGGGAACGGCGCGCGTCGCGGGCCATCCGATCACCGACCGCAGTAGGGTTACCCCGCACATCGGCTACCTGCCCGAAGAGCCGCCGCTGTTCGACGAACTCTCCGGCCGCGAACAGCTCGAGTACGTCGCCGGCCTGCGCGAGCTTCCCGGCGACGCCGCCAGCGACCGAATCGAGTCGATGCTCGACCGGTTCGACCTCGCCGACGACGCCGACAAGCGCATCGCCGATTACTCGAAGGGGATGCGCCAGAAGGTCGGCGTCATCCAGGCCGTGCTTCACGAACCCGCCGTCGCCTTTCTCGACGAGCCGACGAGCGGCCTGGACCCGCGCGCCGCCCGGACGATGCGCGAGACGATCGCCGAACTCGCCGACCGGGAGATGACGATCATGCTCTCGACGCACATTCTGCCGGTCGTCGAGGAACTCGCAGACGAGGTGGGCGTGATCCACCGCGGGAAACTCGTCGCCGAGGGTCGGCCGGACGACCTCACCGCGCGCGCCGAAACCGGCGAAGGAAGCACCCTCGAAGACGCGTTCTTATCGATCACGCACGAACCGGAGACGGAAGCCGTCGCGGACGACTGACGCCACTCTGCGCAGACGGTTCGTCGAGACTCCGGGTCAATCGAGTTCGAACTCGTCGAACGCCTCGATCGCGTAGAGCACCGAGACGACCGGGGCGAGTAGGCCGACGACGAGCACCGCCCACGCCGCCGTACTCACCGACCCCGCGGAGACGGCCGTTTCCGGCCCCGGGGTGAACGATCCGATGGCGGTCGCCACGTCGGCGACGAGGTCGGCCGCCCCGTCTGTGTAGAGGAGTGCAGCCGAGCCGCCGGGAAGCGCGATCGCGAGGGTGTACGTGACGAACGCGGCCTTGCTCGGCATGACGGCCTCGCGCTTGCTCGTCAGCCTGACGCTGCCGAATCGGGGAAAGATCGCACCGAGTCCGGTCGCCAGCGCAGGGGTGACGACGGAACCGACGACGGTCGCGCCGACGAGGGCGGCCGTCGATTCGATCGAGAGCGGGCTGACGAACCCGGCCGTGACGCTGACGAGGAGCGCGATCGGAACCGAAATCACCGCGCTGGCGACGATCGTCCCGCCGACGGCCTGGCGACCGGATACCGGCGTCGTCAGGACGGCCGGGAGCGCCCGTCCGTAATCGCCGAGGACGTTCAGGGAGAACAGCGCGCCGGCGCCCCAGACGACGTACGCACAGAGGAGCACGGCGACGTAGGCCGGCAGCGTGCCGGCCTGGATGACCGTCTCGATGAAGAAAACCGAGCCGAACAGGGGGTAGGCGACGTACAGTAGCCGAACTGGGGCGCGCTTCGTCCGTCTAACGACGGTCACGGCGACGGTGCGCGTCGCCCGGTCGATCGACCCCGAGAGCAGGCGGTCGAGTCGGTTCGAGGAGCGAATCTCCGCCGCGTCGTCCGTTCGGGCCGGATCTGCGTACCAGTGGACGTTCGCCGAGGCGATCGACGCACCCACGGCGAGCGGAACGGCGACGGCGGTTCCGACGAGAGCGCCGACGATGGTGAGCGTCGACGGGGTGACCTCCGGCACCGCGAAGACGAGCAGTTCGCCCGGCCAGCCGGCGGGGCTGTCGCCGAGGTACTCGAAGAGCACGATCATCAGCGAGTCGAACCAACCCGCCGCGATCGCGCCGAAGTAGGCGACGCCGACGGCGACGAAGACGAGCGTTCGGTAGCGCGCGACGGGTTCGTAGGTCGTCAGCAGGTGGCGAATCCAGATCCCGACGAGAAAGCCCACCGGAATCGCAGAGAGCAGCACCAGCCCGAGGACGGCTAGCGCGACGACGAGCGGGACGACCGATCCCGCCCCGTAGGCGAACGCGCCGGCCAGGAGTGCGACCGGCGGGACGATCCAGATGGCAAAGAGCAGTAGTTCCGCGCCGAGGAGGCCGACGACGGTCGTCCCGGTCGTCGTCGACACCAGCGTGCACTCGGGCTGGTCGACGTCGGCGGTCTGCGTGACGGTCCGGATCCCGGCCATTACCGTCAGGCCGATCCACGCGACCGCGGTCGCGCCGGCCGCCGTCTCGGAGATGGAAAAGCCGGCGAGATCGGAGACCGCCCCGGCGGCGACCTCCTCGCCGACGGTCGGCATCGCGAGCAGGCCGATAAGCGTGATCGGCCCGAGCGCGAACACCGCGACGAGGCCCATCAGCGCGAGTTTCGTCCGATCGCCGAGAAAGATCCGAAGCGTCCGGCGCACCTCCGTCCGGGCGACGAGCGTCGCCGTCGCCGGGTTCAT
This region includes:
- a CDS encoding DUF5305 domain-containing protein, translated to MVDNPRIDLLLARYGRTLLVALAIVGVLSLAVSGWAVASPNEETVSQQVELENVETTLETSAVVESDGLWPEGTELSNEPVYLRNATSTITLAPRTTISSGDGEILHDVALRHEAVRDDAVFWEDRETLERTEANVTDGVASSAVDVDIADVLDQQRTVERHVDGIGEVRTVVEVETHYRTGSASGDFALETEFVATDRAAWLDDPTPTVDDPQTETQLVTETDSRSLAFIGFFALFGSGALGAAWALNQRAPVDEKTARRAVHERRYAEWISRGSIPMWVGEHHIALDTLEDVVDVAIDTNNRVVHDRQRGLFAAVTDDVVYYYTDRGLWEETAWPNMELDDGSDEEYTPTGVGANAPLDPPFDADRSHETDRAPDERPADIDPDDEDAWNQI
- a CDS encoding signal peptidase I: MRTIEYVTRGAGIALAVVVALLLLGQLLGQPILLGYVASGSMEPEMDTGDGFVAIPDALSGDISEGDVIVFEAREVNEGELTTHRVVAVTDDGYVTKGDANPFTDQDAGEPPVTDGQVVATALDVRGSVVTISHLGTFVMGIGATVESIVDGLASVAGVPGELDGEGAGAMLVAIGVALFGFGILFDRAGPARRETTRSYSRENVIAIWVVIGLVLLVLVTLATAAMVIPSGTTAYDVVSTDSPTDDPQVLAPGETGTLTRTVDNAGYVPVVVRTEAASGGVTVEPSSQTVGWRSQGETLVALSAPESEGQYLRTVSEYRYLAVLPPSLLGSLHDVHPYLAVAAVNGVIVGASVGFVLALFGWADLRVRRPGSHVPSVVRIKRKARNWLR
- a CDS encoding CARDB domain-containing protein, which encodes MQLRLLVIATVLALLLVVPTAAISVSDTDSPGGVEFSATSEYATIEDGELTLDFDRLNQQATTETHDVFEITATDDDADEIWIDHDLQGVRFYAHENPSNSLSRTSPLRLDPGESATVGVSVDTSRAQPGSETFSIVVGTEDDDDEDEDEALPDAGPLNVSNASVDATTVTAGEPVSVAATVSNPGAEPATGTLPLAIDGIVVADRELTLEPGENRTVSFIWTPDATGVYDVHVADAPAGSVAVSDAAATGFGSVELASPLTAAVAPPATLGLVVAASVVRRRRI
- a CDS encoding DUF7344 domain-containing protein — protein: MTVNALTGTDHASRGDIFGLLSNRRRRYTIHYCKQVGEPVSLGELAEQVAAWELDKEIAEITSAERKRVYTALQQSHLPTLERANVIEFDNHTIELTDEADALEIYLDIVPADSIPWGVYYLGLSLLGFVVLGGIWIDAVPTGTVPALGWAAIVLVAVAVSAVTHVITSRRYRLGTMERPP
- a CDS encoding ribosome biogenesis/translation initiation ATPase RLI, whose protein sequence is MADDSIAVVDLDRCQPDRCNYECKNYCPPNRTGKECITLRGEDADEGGPDQIRISEEICLGETCGICVEKCPFDAIEIINLPQELQDDPAHRYGENAFSLYGLPVPQEGQVTGILGPNGIGKTTAVRALAGELEPNLGQYADPPGWEAVLDAYRGTELQDYLADVRDGDVTVSRKPQYVDQIPEQFDGNTRELLERTDERGALDSLVSRLSIGPVMDQSIGDLSGGELQRVALAAALAREADFYFLDEITPYLDIGQRVTAARLIRELAEEDDKSMLVVEHDLAILDLLCDTLHVAYGEPGAFGVVTDPKSVRNGINEYLAGYLENENMRIRPDRIEFEEHAPRSESRGETLVSYPGVRKSYGEGEFALEVEGGEIRQNEVLGIVGPNGIGKSTFAKLLTGSLEPDAVGSDDEFDLDLSISYKPQYVTIDQPMRVDAFLSSITDQFGSSYWNTEIANPLQLNRIMEQNLSDLSGGERQRVAIAACLSDSADLYLLDEPSAHLDVEQRVQATRAIRRYAEAQDATVLVIDHDIYMIDLLADRLMVFDGEPAVSGRAGTPQSMRGGMNDFLSNLEITFRRDERTSRPRINKPDSQLDREQKREGEYYYAP
- a CDS encoding YMGG-like glycine zipper-containing protein; this encodes MVRDTLTLALSRARYAAIGAAVGAGLGGLFSRSAASSGAALGALVGAFVGESRVTTKKRIEEWRDRGQERVEAVRGTEAE
- a CDS encoding ABC transporter ATP-binding protein, whose amino-acid sequence is MSPDESANAPAIEMDGLTKRYGETTAVADVTTSIDAGTVYGFLGPNGAGKTTTMKMLTTLTKPTEGTARVAGHPITDRSRVTPHIGYLPEEPPLFDELSGREQLEYVAGLRELPGDAASDRIESMLDRFDLADDADKRIADYSKGMRQKVGVIQAVLHEPAVAFLDEPTSGLDPRAARTMRETIAELADREMTIMLSTHILPVVEELADEVGVIHRGKLVAEGRPDDLTARAETGEGSTLEDAFLSITHEPETEAVADD